The Pseudomonadales bacterium region ATTATTCAGCACAACCTCACCTGACTCACCACGCTTAATCTCAATCACCACGCGCATGCCGTCTTTATCCGACTCATCACGCAGCTCTGAAATGCCCTCAATTTTTTTCTCTTTGACTAATTCAGCAATGCGCTCAATCAACTTTGCTTTGTTAAGCTGGTAAGGGATTTCGGTGATGATAATGGTATCTTTTGAGCTTTTCTCATCGTGCTCAACCGTGGCTCGCGCACGCATATAAATACGCCCACGACCGGTGCGATAGGCTTGCACGATGCCAGCACGACCGTTGATGATAGCTGCGGTTGGAAAATCCGGGCCGGGGATAAATTCCATCAGCTCATCAATGGAGATATGCGGGTTATCTAATAGCGCTAAAGTGCCATCTAAAACCTCATTTAAATTATGCGGCGGGATATTGGTTGCCATACCAACCGCAATACCTGCTGAACCGTTAACCAATAATGCCGGAATTTTGGTTGGTAATACTTCGGGGATTTGCTCGGTACCGTCGTAATTTGGCACCCAGTCCGTGGTTTCTTTATCTAAATCGGCCAGCATTTCATGCGCGATTTTCTGCATGCGGATTTCGGTATATCGCATCGCAGCAGCATTGTCGCCATCAACAGAGCCAAAATTACCCTGACCATCGACCAACATATATCGCATAGAAAATGGCTGCGCCATGCGCACAATCGTATCGTAAACGGCGGTATCACCGTGGGGGTGATATTTACCAATTACATCACCAACTACGCGGGCAGATTTTTTGTAGGCTTTATTCCAGTCATTGCTCAATACATCCATCGCGAACAATACTCGACGATGCACAGGCTTCAAGCCATCGCGCACATCAGGCAAGGCACGACCTACAATAACGCTCATCGCGTAATCGAGGTAGGATTGCTTCAGCTCATCTTCGATATTTACCGGAATAACTTCTTTATCTATTTCACTCATTGGCTCACTCGTTGGCGACTTTTGTTATGATCATTCCATGCTTTTATAGTCGTTCTAAGCATTATATTTAGCGCCGCAGCATCAAGGTATTTCAAGATGATGCGAGATATAGTGGCAGAGCGTCATGCAATGTTTTTGCAGAATCTCAAGTGGTAATTTTCGCGCTAAAAATAAACCGCAATGGTAGCATATTCAGCACTATTTCCCTAGTATTTATCGGCATCCAGAGCGCCTACTGGCCAAGCGCCAAAATTGCACAAAATATAACCACTTAGAGACGTTTTCATGTCAGACAAACCCGCCAGCTGTGACCTAATCCTAACTGCCAACGCATTAGTGTCTGTGACGGAAACATTTACTGCTCAAAATAGCATCGCAATCAAGGAAGGTAAGATCGTTGCGATCGACAGCTTTGAGCAGCTTTCAAGCCAATACCACTGCGATAATGTGCATAGCTTACCGCATCATATTCTGATGCCAGGGCTTATCAATGCGCATGGCCACAGTGCCATGAGCCTGTTGCGCGGCTTTGCCGACGATATGCCATTAATGGACTGGCTGGAAAATAAAATTTGGCCGCTCGAACAACAGTTTGTTGACCCTGAGTTTGTCTTCGATGGCAGCCAGCTTGCGATAGCAGAAATGCTTCGCAGCGGCACCACTTGTTTTTCCGACATGTATTTTTTTCCCGAAGCCTGTGCGCAAGCTGTGCAGCAAACCGGCATCAAAGCACAGCTCAGCTTTCCGGTTTTTGATTTCCCCAGCGCCTGGGGCAATGGTCCCGACGACTACCTCAGCAAAGGCGAAGCCTTAATTCAACAATTTAGCCAGCATAGCCGCCTGAGTATCGTTCCGGGTCCTCATGCACCCTATACCGTTTCAGATCAGGTCTTGCTTGATGCAAAACAGCTTGCAAATCGCTATCAAACCGGCCTGCAAATGCATCTTCATGAAACTGAATTTGAAGTCAATGACGCCGTTTCATCAAATGGCATTCGACCGATTCAACGACTGTTAGAACTGGGACTTTTGGACAAAAGCTTTCAAGCTGTGCATATGACTTGCCTAAATGCTGAGGATATTGCGATATGCCGCGACACTGAGTTATCTATTGTGCACTGTCCGATATCTAATCTAAAACTCGGCTCAGGCTTTTTACCCCTGCAAGCATTGGATAAAGCGGACATAAATATTGCCCTAGGCACCGATGGCGCTGCCAGCAATAACAGTCTCAATATGTTTAATGAGCTGCAGACAGCGGCATTAATTGCCAAGGGTTCAGCCAAAGACCCCAGCCTCCTTCCTGCTCGCCAGGCAATTGCAATGGCAACATTACATGGCGCTAAAGCGCTAGGCCTTGAACAGTCAACCGGCTCTATTGCTGTTGGCAAAGACGCCGATATCATCGCTATTGATATCAGCCAACTGGAACAACAACCACATTTCGATACGCTATCGCTACTGACTTATAGTAATATAGGTCCCAGAGTAAGCCATAGCTATGTGCAAGGAAAATGCCTAATGCAAGACTATCAGTTTACCGCTGCGAGCAAGCTAGACATTGACGCCATTACCGCGCGCGCCAAGTATTGGCAAGATAAAATATCGACCTAGACCAGCATCATATGACTTCAAACACTTCCGAGCAAAATGCACTTCATAGCAATGTCGACCCCGCCGAAATTGCTAAATTTAATAAACTCGCCAGCCGCTGGTGGGATAAAAACGGCGACATGAAAGCCTTGCACGATATTAATCCATTGCGTGCCAACTACATCGATAAATACGCCAATATTGCAGAAAAAACCCTGCTTGATGTGGGCTGTGGCGCTGGCATTTTATCCGAAGCCCTAGCGCAGCGAGGTGCCACAGTCAGCGGTATTGACATGGGCAATGAGGCTATAGAGATTGCCAAACTTCATCTGCTTGAGTCGAAACTTAGCATTGACTATCAGCACAGTACAGCAGAAGCCTTAGCCGAGAAACTACAAGCTGAGCAAACGGCACAATTTGAAGTAATCACATGCATGGAAATGTTAGAACATGTGCCTGACCCTCAATCGGTTATTCAAGCCTGTGCCGATCTTTGTCAAACTGGCGGAGACATTTTTTTCTCAACCATCAACCGCAACCCAAAATCCTTCGCGTTTGCCATCCTAGGTGCAGAGTACCTTCTA contains the following coding sequences:
- a CDS encoding TRZ/ATZ family hydrolase, with amino-acid sequence MSDKPASCDLILTANALVSVTETFTAQNSIAIKEGKIVAIDSFEQLSSQYHCDNVHSLPHHILMPGLINAHGHSAMSLLRGFADDMPLMDWLENKIWPLEQQFVDPEFVFDGSQLAIAEMLRSGTTCFSDMYFFPEACAQAVQQTGIKAQLSFPVFDFPSAWGNGPDDYLSKGEALIQQFSQHSRLSIVPGPHAPYTVSDQVLLDAKQLANRYQTGLQMHLHETEFEVNDAVSSNGIRPIQRLLELGLLDKSFQAVHMTCLNAEDIAICRDTELSIVHCPISNLKLGSGFLPLQALDKADINIALGTDGAASNNSLNMFNELQTAALIAKGSAKDPSLLPARQAIAMATLHGAKALGLEQSTGSIAVGKDADIIAIDISQLEQQPHFDTLSLLTYSNIGPRVSHSYVQGKCLMQDYQFTAASKLDIDAITARAKYWQDKIST
- the ubiG gene encoding bifunctional 2-polyprenyl-6-hydroxyphenol methylase/3-demethylubiquinol 3-O-methyltransferase UbiG, whose product is MTSNTSEQNALHSNVDPAEIAKFNKLASRWWDKNGDMKALHDINPLRANYIDKYANIAEKTLLDVGCGAGILSEALAQRGATVSGIDMGNEAIEIAKLHLLESKLSIDYQHSTAEALAEKLQAEQTAQFEVITCMEMLEHVPDPQSVIQACADLCQTGGDIFFSTINRNPKSFAFAILGAEYLLNLVPKGTHSYEKMIKPSELATMARQAGLIIENISGMEYNPISKHYFLSDDSSVNXLMHARKP